The Synechococcus sp. BL107 nucleotide sequence AGCTTTGGCGCGAACATACATCTGGCTTGACGTTGCTCCTGCTGCTTCCATTGCTTCAGCAACGACAGCCCAGTTGCGAATTTCAGTCGACATTTGAGAGTGCGATGAACATGACAAAACTGTCGCCAATACCTTTGGTTCATGGCGACAGTGAAACCCGTCCCTTAGCCGAACACGCGAAACGACTCAGCCATCGATAGGAGACATAGAAGCTGTCGATGGGTGGCGACTTGTCTCGAAGCACGACTCTTCAATTTCAGAGTTAAAAATCGACAACCAAGCAGGCAAATCAGGTCAGTTAAATCAACGACAAAACTCCTCTCTTTCTTTGCACTATCCTCAATAGAGCCAACAGTAAATGCACATTGAGTACGTATAAGCTGCAACGATATTTTTAAGAATATCCTCGATTACATCGAAATAGGTGAGCACACTTTTTTGATGAATCCCTTTGAAGCAAGCATGTCCAGAACCGATGGCAGAGCTTGTGGCTTTCCCTGCCAAACCATGGGAACCTTTCTCCCCTCCACAGCAACGGAAGGAAGGATTGAGGCTAAGGGGCATGCTGGACGGGTTGCTGTAACAGCGGTCGTGGCTACCAGTGTTTGCCAGAACTGTGGAAGTCGTCGCTTTCGCGCCGATCGCTCGATGGCCGGTCGACTCGTCTGCCAATCCTGCGGATTAGCCGCAGGGACTCGGCCGAGCCGCTCAACAGCCCGCCCATCGGGACGATCTCGCCAACAACGCTGGCGCTGGCTGGTGGGTTTAGTGATCGTGGTGATCCTGATTGCTGTGCTCATGGGTTGAGCAGCTGCACCACTTCAGCGGTATTGGCGGAGAGTGGATAGGAGGCCAACAGGTCGATTGCTTCCCGCATCACCTGCTGGCGCTCAGGCCCATAACTCCCACAGCGGCTAAACACTTTGGCCATGCGAGACGCCGTAATCGGGTTGCGGGCGTCGACGGCAGCCACTTGTTCTGCCATAAACCGATAGCCACTGCCATCAACGGCATGGAAGGTGGTGAGATTGGCGGTGAAACCACCCAACACGGCACGCAATGAATTCGGCGCAAGCGGATCAAAACGGGGATGCTCCAACAGTTGCTGCACGCGCTCCAATCCATTGCGCCTTGGGGCGGAGGCTTCAAGGGCGAACCACGCATCAAGAATGACCGGCTTGGTTTGCCAGCGGTCATAGAAACAGGCCAACGCCTGATCCCGCTCGTCCACCTCCAATGGTTGCAGGGCCCTCAATGCAGATCGCGCCAGAGTCATCGACGAACCAGACACCGCCTCAAGCGCCTCACGGCGAACGTCCTCATCACCCGCTGCTGCCAGCCAACGCCAAGCCAAGCCAGTCAAAGCCCGACCGCCCTGGCCGGCGGGCCATGCCAGCGGCCAATCGTGACGCACGAGAGACAACACCTGGCGCAACGGCGCTTGCAGCTGACGACCAAGCTCTTCGGTCCAAGAACGCATGGCGTCGTACAGGGCTAGTGGGTCGACAGGACTCTGAAGAGCTTCCAGTTCAGCCATACCCGGCAACGACAACAGCGCTGCTAGATCAGCTCGATCTTTGGCTTGGCCAGCTGTGATGCGCTGCTGCATCGCCTCAATCAGCGCCGCTTCCACCGCCTGATCTCGCCCACCCTGGGCCCGCGCCAGCAGCACTTGCCGCGCCAAGCGCTGGCCCGCATCCCACCGCGAGAAGGGGTCATCATCGGCCGAAAACAACTGCAAATTTTCCTGCAACGACTGATCCATTTGAACGATCAGCGGTGCCGAAAAACGACGCAAAAATGACAGTGCCGGCGCGGGGGAATTGGGCTGCCCTTGAAGAGTGGTGGTCATCGTGTCGCCCTCCATCACCACCAAGGCCTCGTCGCCAAGACGCCCCTCGGGTCCCACCAACGCCATCGCGAGTGGCAAAACCAATGGTTGCTTCTCCGGCTGGCCGGGGGTAGCAGAAGTGGTCTGCTTCATCTGCACCGTCATCTGCCCAACGGCGGCGTCCCAGGAACGCTTCACCTCTAAATGTGGGGTTCCTGCTTGGTGATACCACTGACGAAACTTCGCCAAATCAAAGCCCAGGGGCTCACCATCGGCGCAGGCCCCATCGGCGATGGCTTGGACAAAATCTTCGGTGGTTGCTGCCGTTCCATCAAAGCGACTGACATAGGTGGCCATGCCGCGCATGAATCGGGTTTCACCTAACAGCGTGTGCAACATGCGGATCAACTCCGCACCCTTTTCGTAGATCGTTGTTGTATAGAAATTATCGATTGCTTGATACTCAGCAGGCTTTACCGGATGTGCGGTCGGGCCAGCATCTTCACGAAACTGAGTATTCCGCAACATCGAAACATCCTCAATTCGTTTTACTGATTCTGAGTGAAGATCTGCCGTAAAACTTTGATCACGGAAAACGGTAAGGCCTTCTTTAAGAGACAGTTGAAACCAATCTCGACACGTGATCCGATTCCCACTCCAATTGTGAAAGTACTCATGGGCAATCACACTTTCGATCCGCTCCAATTCGGCATCTGTCGCCGTTTCTGCGTCTGCCAATACAAGCTTCGAATTGAAAATATTCAGGCTTTTATTTTCCATGGCGCCCATGTTGAAATGACGCACAGCAACAATGTTGTACTCATCAAGGTCGTATTCCAGGTTGTAAACCGACTCATCCCAAGCCATCGACCGTTTCAGCGATGCCATGGCATGGGCCGTGAACGCCTCATCACCGGCCTCAACGTGAAGCCGTAAAGCCACGTCGCGTCCCGACGAGGTGGTGTAGCGATCGCGAATCTCCCTGAGATCACCAGCCACGAGAGCAAAGAGATACGAAGGTTTTGGGAAGGGATCGTCCCAAGTAACGGCATGGCGATCAGGTCCCACAGCTTCTGTAGCGACAGGGTTGCCGTTACTCAGCAAAACCGGGCAACTGCTTCGCGGAGCTTCAATGCGCACGCGCCATTGGCTCAACACATCAGGCCGATCGGGATGCAAGCTGATTCGGCGGAATCCCTCTGCCTCGCATTGGGTACTGAGCAATCCACAACTGGCGTAAAGACCCTCAAGGGAACTGTTGTTGTAAGGGTCAATCCGACAGCGCGTCGACAACACGAACGGCAGCGCAGGAGTTTTGATGATCGTGAGGAGCCCCGCCTCATAGGACCACTCAGACGGTTCCAACGGAACCTCGTTGATGGCCAAGCTCTCAATTGTGAGATCAACACCCCGCAGAAGGAGTGGAGCACCAGCGGCTTGCGGCTTCAGCTCCAACCGGCTGCAAACAACAACATGATTTGGCTGGATATCAACGTCGAGTTCAATGGCAGGGAGGCTGAAGGCCCAAGGCGTGTAATCCGCTAAACGGATGGGAGCAACAGCTGCCATTGATGGATTGGAAATAAACCGTTTCCATCATGACCAGTCCGATCAGGAATCGACGAAGGGCAATCGATTACAAAAAAAGGAAACAGGATATAAATTGAGTTTTTAGCTGTAGACGAGTATAAAAGTTTTTACTTAAGGAATAACCAAATTCATTATCTCAATCAATCATAATTTTGAATCTGCTTTACTGGTTATTTTTTTTGATTTGCTCAAGCATCGTGTCGAACTTTTTCTTCTGTTCGGCAGGAACAAACTTTGGACATGCCCGAAGCGCATTGCCAACCAACCTGAATTGGGATGATGCAATGAATTGCTTCTCATCAAGCGGAGTTTTCAGTTCCGCTGCTTTGCCACCGTGCTTTTGGAAAACCGTAAATACCTCAGCAGCGATACTCACCCGCACCGCTTTCACAAATTCCACGTCTAGCGACCTGGCCTCGCAGAAGGTCACCACGGACATGGACGAATATGTCAACAACTCACTTTTGGTGACAGGCGATGCGGCCTTGGATTGCGCGACTGCCGATGGAACCATTACGGCACCGCCAAGAACGACAGATGCTTGCAGTGAAGCTGCCGTGAGCCAAACAAACCTTTTTGAGTTCTTCAATTGACTCATTAATCTCTTTTAATCATCCCCCATCAAACACAAAGAATGCCAGTGCATGGTCCAGGTTGACGAACTGGGACAACAGCAATCGAGACCGAGGCCCATGGATCCAAGCGCCGGCTTTGTTCGATTCAAGAGATCGCAATATCAGCCTCATCCAGAAATCAGTCGGCTTCCGTTCGGAACAACGAAGTAAAGGAACCAATTCTCAACCTCAAAATCCTCAACTTGCAACTAAAAAATGGCGGCCAAATTCAACGCTTGGCTCGGCAAATAGTCTTTAAAACCAATACATCAAAGGCTTTAAGTTCTTTTAACTTCAACCTTCTTCAATCGGAGGAAAAGCGTCTGATTGGCGGATTTCATGGTGATGTTCAACAATCGCGAGCACACCGCTATCCCACGTATAGATCGCCCGATAGCGATAACGATCTTGATCGAGCAAACGAATGTGCTCAAGGATGTCCCACTGCTGATAGTGCGACTCGAGAATTGTTTCGTGCTCGTCTACCTGACGAAGCGTTGTGCGCACGGGGTCGCCGTTGAGGTAACCACGGCTGCGTTGAAGCTGATGCCCCCAAAGCGTTGCCTCCATCACCCCTTCTCGCTCGTACCAGGGCTTCCGCTCAAAAAATGCTTCCGACACTTGGCCCTCAGGCCACCAACTAAAGCGATAGCGGCTTTCACCCACCTCGGGCTCAGCGAAGGCTTCCATTTTCAGGTTCATATCTAAATGAAGAACCTGGTCGTCACTAAAGGTGTACTGACGCCGCGAGCGCCAAAGGCCGAGATTGCGTCCAAACCAACGACGCAAACTGGTGTCCACCTGAATCGGCTTCGACGCTTGATGAGCTGTCGGGGCGACCAAAGGGACGCGGTTTTGCGCGGAAAAAAGCGACATGGACCGCGACCTTGACGCAACGGAGTGTTCAACAACGTCTTAGCTGGGATGGCGGTCCAGTCAAAAACCCATAAGGTAAGCATCGGTTTTGAGGCGGGATACCCCGTGGTCGATGACGGTTCTAAAGGGCGCCAGCAGCTGAAGCTGCTGCTGGTGGCCGCCCGTCATCAACTTTCCGGGCAGGATCTGCGCGGCCTGGTGCATTACCTCGAACGCGAAGATCTCGGCTTCGAAGTCACGCTTCAAGTTGCAGACCCCACCCAACAACCAGAACTCCTAGAGCTACACCGACTGGTGGTCACACCAGCCTTGATCAAGCTTCAGCCCTCACCGAAACAGGTGTTTGCGGGTAGCAACATCCTTCAACAGCTCAAAGGCTGGGTTCCACGCTGGAAGCAAGATGGGGTGGTGAGCGGACTTGGCCTCAGCTTGCGGCCAACGGAATTGGACGGCAGCCGCACCCAAAAAGAACTTCAACTGGAGGACCAGCTCCTGGTTCTCCGCCAGGAAAACGAAACCCTGATCGACAGGATTCACGCTCAGGAACGCCTGTTGCGCATGGTGGCCCATGAGCTGCGCACACCTTTAACGGCTGCTGCATTAGCGCTGCAGAGCCAACGCTTGGGGCAGATCGACATGGATCGATTCCAAGACGTCGTGACCCGGCGCCTGGAAGAGATGGAAGCTCTGTCAAAAGATCTCCTCGAAGTTGGCACCACCCGTTGGGAAACGCTGTTCAATCCCCAACGACTCGACCTGGCCAGCGTTTCGGCTGAGGTGATTTTGGAATTAGAAAAACTGTGGCTCGGTCGGAATGTGGAGATACGAACCGACATTCCGAGCGACTTACCCAAGGTTTTTGCCGATCAACGGCGCATGCGCCAGGTGATGCTCAATTTGTTGGAGAACGCCCTGAAATACACGGGCAATGGTGGCCATATCGCGCTCTCCATGCTTCACAGAACCAATCAGTGGGTTGAAGTGAGCGTCTGCGACAGCGGACCTGGCATTCCGAACGAGGAGCAGCAGCGCATTTTTCTCGATCGTGTGCGCCTACCGCAAACCTCAGACCGAACCACTGGCTTTGGAGTGGGTTTATCGGTGTGCCGTCGGATTGTGGAGGTCCACGGGGGACGAATTTGGGTGGTCTCTGAACCAGAGGAGGGGGCTTGTTTCACCTTCACCGTGCCGATCTGGCAGGGCCAAGGACAGGAATGGGGTCAAGCCGTCTTGACGGAGGGTCAGGCTGACCCGTAATTTCACAAGGTGTGGGAGTTCAAACGACCTTCCGATCACGTTCATGGCCCCATCGTCTAGAGGCCTAGGACACCTCCCTTTCACGGAGGCGACAGGGGTTCGAATCCCCTTGGGGCTACTGAAGAATTGGGCGAAACTTTCATCCAATTCCATAAAAAAAACTCCCTTTTGGGAGTTTTTTTTATGGCTCAAGGCGGGGAAGGGCTGGTGCGTCAATCCCGACGACGTTTCGCTTCCATCATCACGGCATGCAGATTGCTCGAGAGGTCGTCACGCAGCCGTTCTTCAATCAAAGCGATTGGCATTCCGATACAGCCTTGAACGGTGAGCTCGTAAACGAGGGAGCAACCGTCGGCAAGCTCATGCACACGCCAAGCGCCTTCAAAACGTCGAAAATCACCCTTCACCATCTTGAAACTGAGCAATCCTTCAGGCCGGAATTCGGTGAGTTCGAGTTGAACCTGCGCTGAAAATCGAAGACCCAGCAATTGTTGGCTTCCCACTTGCTGCAATCGGACCGTGTGTCCTTCGCGGTGCACCAACTGGCTTGAGCTCAGGTTTGGAATGAAGTTGGAGAGGTTTTCGTAATCGGTAAGGACAGCCCAGAGCTCATCTATTGCTAGAGGAGTTCTTAGTTGAGCGGCAAGGCGACGGACCCCCTGGGGGAGGCGTTCCATGGTCTGTTCAATCGCTTCGCTCTCGGGCGAGGACGTGGCGAGGGGATCGCGTCGAAACATCGCCTGTGGAAGAACCAATATCGAGGCCGATGGAAGGGTCAGATCCGGTGATCTTAAGGAGGTCTTCTTGTGAGCACCGTTATCTATGGAAAATAACAATGAAAGTGTGTAAAAACATCGACCACGCCTATAGTCGCGCCACCTAAAAGTGGGTTAAGCAATGCGGGTGTCTCAAGCAGCGTCAGGTCACACCACCTCAGGCCTGTTCACTGTTGTTGCCAGTGGTCGTCAGGCTGGCTCCCGCCCGACCGTGGTGCAGAGCTACACCGTGCCGCTTCGCCAGCTTTCCACAACTTTTAAGCTAATTACGGCGTCCGGAGCCACAATTCAGTCAGTGATTCCGGCAAGTCAGGACAATCCTGTTCCTGCCGCCCCAGCGGCCGCCCCCAGCGCCCGTGCCAAAAAAGCCACTTCCAAACCTTCTAAAAAAGCCGTGACGTCTAGCGCCCCGAAGAAGAAGCCCCACGCCAACGTTCCGGTTAACACCTACAAGCCCAAGACTCCGTTCATGGGCACGGTGACCGAAAACTATTCCCTGCTCACCGACGGTGCCATCGGCCGGGTTCAGCACATCACCTTTGATTTGGCTGGAGGCGAGCCTCAGCTGGAATACGTCGAAGGCCAGAGCATTGGCATCATTCCTGAAGGGAACGACGCCAATGGCAAACCCCACAAACTTCGGCTTTATTCCATCGCCAGCACACGCCACGGCGACAACTACAAAGACAACACCGTTTCCCTCTGTGTTCGTCAGCTCGAATACAAAAACGAAGCCGGTGAACAGATCTACGGCGTTTGCTCCACCTACCTGTGTGACATCGAGCCAGGCACCAAGGTGAAAATCACAGGCCCGGTGGGTAAGGAAATGCTCCTCCCTGAAGACGAAGACGCCAACATCATCATGTTGGCCACTGGTACTGGTATCGCTCCGATGCGCACCTACCTCCGTCGCATGTTCGAGTCGAAGGAGCGCAATGCCAACGGTTGGTCGTTCAAAGGCAAAGCCTGGCTGTTCATGGGTGCCCCCAAAACAGCCAACCTCCTCTACGACGACGATTTCAACCACTACCTCAAGGAATATCCCGACAACTTCCGCTACACCAAAGCGATTAGTCGGGAAGAGCAGAACAGCAAGGGCGGTCGGATGTACATCCAAGACCGTGTTTCAGAACATGCTGATGAAATCTTCGCCATGATCGAAGATCCAAAAACCCACGTTTATATGTGCGGTCTTCGGGGCATGGAACCAGGCATCGACGAAGCGATGGCTGCAGCCGCTGCAGCCAAAGGATTGGACTGGAAGGAACTGCGTCCGCAGCTCAAGAAAGCCGATCGTTGGCACGTTGAAACCTATTGATTGAATCCCGGTTCAAACGCCGTTTTGCTCATCCCTCGGGATGGGCTTTTTTTTTGGGTTGATCACAAAACCCACATCAAACCCAGACGAGATTCTGCTGAGCAGTGTGCATCGGCGCTTCCGCGTCTAAACCTTCGACAGAAGCCTGAGCTCCATGGTCGCCACGATCACCAATCCGCTCCGCGTTGGACTTCGACAGGAACGGGTCATTGCACCGCAATGTTTGGTGATTTTTGGTGCCAGCGGAGATCTCACCCACCGCAAACTTGTCCCGGCGTTATTCGAACTGTTCAAACAACGCCGACTCCCAAGTGAATTCGCTCTTTTGGGCTGCGCTCGTCGCCCTTGGACCGATGAGGTGTTTCGGGGAAAAATGGCCGAAGCACTCGCCCCCCGCATTGCAGAGAATCCAGCGGCGTGGGAGCAATTCGTTGGCAAGCTGTTTTACGAACCCGTTGACCTGCAAAAACCAGACGATGTCGTGCGACTCGGTGGACGCCTTGAATTGATTGATCAACAGTGCGCCACCCGCAGCAATCGCACCTTCTATCTCTCGGTGTCTCCCAATTTCTATGCCAGCGGTTGTCGTGCCCTCTCCGATGCCGGGCTCCTCAAGGATCCCAAACGCAGCCGCGTTGTGATCGAAAAGCCCTTTGGACGGGATTACGGCAGTGCACAAGCCTTGAACAAGGTGGTTCAAGGCTGCGGTCAAGAGAATCAGATCTTCCGCATCGACCATTACCTCGGTAAGGAAACCGTCCAAAACATCATGGTGCTGCGGTTTGCCAACACCATTTTTGAGCCAATCTGGAATCGCAATTACATCTCGAGCGTCCAAATCACCGCCTCCGAAACCGTTGGCGTGGAAGAACGAGCTGGGTACTACGAATCCTCAGGAGCCCTGCGGGACATGGTGCAAAACCATCTCACGCAAATGTTGGCCATCACAGCGATGGAGCCCCCAGGACGCTTTGATCCCGAAGCGATCCGCAATGAAAAAGCCAAGGTGCTGCAGGCTGCCCGTCTCGCCGACGAACTCGAGCCGTGGAACTGCTGCGTCCGTGGTCAATACGGTCCGGGAGGAACCCAAGCCAACCCCTTAGCTGGCTATCGCCAAGAACCGGGGGTCGAAGCAAACAGCACCACCGAGACCTATGTGGCGATGAAACTCTTCATCGACAATTGGCGTTGGCAAGGTGTGCCCTTCTACGTCCGCACGGGTAAACGACTCGCCAAGCGACTCAGTGAAGTGGTGCTCACCTTCCGCGAAGCGCCGGTGCACCTTTTTGATGCCGCCACGGGCGGACCCACCGCAAACCAGCTGATTTTGCGTATCCAGCCGGATGAAGGTGCCGAATTCCGCTTCGAAGTGAAGTCGCCAGGTTCTGGCATGCGTAGTCGGCCGATCGACATGGAGTTCTCTTACGACGAGTCGTTTGGAGAGCCCTCCGATGAGGGCTATGTGCGCTTGCTGGCCGATGCCATGCTCAGCGATCCAACCCTGTTCACCCGTGCCGACGAGGTGGAAGCAGCCTGGCGCCTTTACACCCCATTGCTCGAGCTGATTGAAGACAGCCCCTGGCAACTACCAATCCACCCTTACGAATCACGCACCTGGGGGCCCGCCGCCGCCGATGCCCTGCTCGCCCGTGACGGGTTGCTCTGGCGACGCCCATAAGTCCTCTTCAGTTTTCTTCTCTCCCTGTCCCCTGTTCACGCACCCTCGGCACCATGTCTCCCCAGCTCACCCTGCAGACCCCTCTGGAACTGGTTCCCTCGGAGGTTCCCACCTACCTCGAACAGCTCTGGTCACCAGAACAGCAGGGCAGCACTGGCACCGGCGCATCAACGTTTTGTTTGCTGATCTGGCAGCCCGCCTGGGCTGAACAACATTTGGTGCGAAGTGATCGTCTAAGAGGCCCCATCACTGGCCAACAAACCAGTGATTTAATTGCTGCGGGGCGTCAGGCAATCACAGAGGCCGATCTCCCAATCAGCACTCCCCCTCTTGATGGGGCTGTGATCGAGGCCGTCTCCCGATTCGAGGGTGATGCCACGGCAGAAGACCTACGGGGGCAGTACATCGATCCCGCGCTCAGCGCACTGATGCCACGCCGGCTGATCACCTTGGCGCCCACCATTGCACCGAGCCAGAGTCTTGAGACCCTCGTCGCGGCCTACTGCCCCCTACCGGAAGAGGGTGGAGGAACCACTGCATGCGGCGATGTGGTGGTGCTGAGGGGAGGCGACGCGGCCCTCCAAGACGGGTTAACAATCCTGGAGCCCCTCCTACCAGCGTCGATGCCGACCTGGGTTTGGTGGAATGGCTTCCTCGATGAAGCTCCTGAGCTCATGGCACGCCTCGCGTGCACGTCCCGTCGACTCATCATCGACAGTGCCGTCGGCCAACCACGCCAGTGCCTCGAGGTGCTGCGCCAGCGCGTCGAGGCTGGCCAGGCCGTGAATGATCTGAACTGGCTACGGCTGCGGAGCTGGCGTGAAACCTTGGCCATGATGTTTGATCCACCGGATCGCCGTGATGCCCTCAGTCACGTCACCCAATTAGATATTGATGTGGAAGGGCACCATCCAGCGCAGGGGCTCCTGCTGGCAGCCTGGATCGCAGACCGACTGGGATGGACGCTCGATTCGGCCAACACGATCGAGGAGGAAACCATGGCCCAGTTCCATCGCCCTGATGGAGCAGCTGTAACCGTCCACTTAATGGGCGTGCCCGTCGGGCAACCCAATGTTCATGCCGGGCGAATCGTGGGCATGCGACTGATCTGCCAACCCGATAACGGCAAAGGGGTCTGTGTGATCCTTTGCGCTGATTCAGGCGGATGCATGCGTTTAGAGGGTGGCGGTATGGCCAACCTGGACTTGCACGAAGACATCGTTCCTGTGCAACACGCCACCCCAGAAATGGATGTCGCCCGACTGCTCGGTGGTGGCCACGACAGCACCAACCCGCTCCTGGCGGCAGCAGCACCATTGGCTGCCAGGCTGCTGGGTTGATTTAGGGGAACAGCATGGCCGTTGTGATTGCCGCACCGGCCAGTGGCAGCGGCAAAACCCTTGTCAGTCTTGCGCTCTTGAGCTGGGCACGGGCACGCGGTGAGTCGGTTCAACCGTTCAAGGTGGGGCCCGACTACCTCGACCCGCAGCTGCTGAGTGAGGCGGCGGGGCGTTCCTGCCGCAACCTCGATCTCAATCTTTGCGGGGAGCCATGGGTGCGCAAAGCCTTCCATGGCTACGGGGGGGTGTGCTCCATGGCCCTGATCGAAGGCGTCATGGGGCTCTTCGATGGCATTGGCAGTACGGAGGAAGGCAGTACGGCCGCGATCGCTCGCCTTCTCCATCTCCCCGTGGTTTTAGTTGTGGATGCCGGAGGCCAAGCGGCCTCGCTTGGGGCCCTCGTGCGTGGGTTCAGAGATCACGACCCAACACTCAACCTCGCGGGCGTTGTGATCAACCGTGTGAACAGCGCTCGCCATCGCGCCTTGCTGCAGGACGTGCTCGACCGTCTTGGCGTGCCTCTCCTCGGCTGCATGCCTCGAACGGATGCCCTACAGCTGCCCAGTCGACACCTGGGGCTGGCGCCAGCCCATGAGTTGGACGATCCGACGCAACGGCGGCAAGCCTGGGCCGACTTGGCTGAACAGCATCTCGACCTGGGCACCCTGGCGCCACTCATGCAGGCTCCTTCTGCGGGCCCTTCGGTGTTCGCAGACATCCCACCAGGCCATGGACCATCCCTGCCTGTGGCCGTGGCGGCTGATGCCGCCTTCCATTTCCGCTATCCCGAAACGGGCGAATTACTGGAGCACCTGGGGATGCCCGCTGTGCCCTGGAGCCCTCTGGCCAATACGGCCATTCCAAAGGAGGCCAAAGGTTTAATTCTCCCCGGGGGATTCCCGGAACAACATGCCGAGCAGATCAGCCAGGCCACGGAAAGCCTCAACTCCTTGCGGCAGTTTTGCCATCAGCGGCCTGTCTATGCCGAATGTGGCGGCATGCTGCTGCTGGGACGGCAACTCAGCGATCTCGATAGCAAGGCCCATCCCATGGCCAACATCCTTCCCTTTGATGCTCGCCGCGGCCGACTGCAAGTGGGATATCGCCGCCTGAAGCCCCGGGAGGATGGGTTGCTGGT carries:
- a CDS encoding TFIIB-type zinc ribbon-containing protein, whose translation is MSRTDGRACGFPCQTMGTFLPSTATEGRIEAKGHAGRVAVTAVVATSVCQNCGSRRFRADRSMAGRLVCQSCGLAAGTRPSRSTARPSGRSRQQRWRWLVGLVIVVILIAVLMG
- the pepN gene encoding aminopeptidase N; this encodes MAAVAPIRLADYTPWAFSLPAIELDVDIQPNHVVVCSRLELKPQAAGAPLLLRGVDLTIESLAINEVPLEPSEWSYEAGLLTIIKTPALPFVLSTRCRIDPYNNSSLEGLYASCGLLSTQCEAEGFRRISLHPDRPDVLSQWRVRIEAPRSSCPVLLSNGNPVATEAVGPDRHAVTWDDPFPKPSYLFALVAGDLREIRDRYTTSSGRDVALRLHVEAGDEAFTAHAMASLKRSMAWDESVYNLEYDLDEYNIVAVRHFNMGAMENKSLNIFNSKLVLADAETATDAELERIESVIAHEYFHNWSGNRITCRDWFQLSLKEGLTVFRDQSFTADLHSESVKRIEDVSMLRNTQFREDAGPTAHPVKPAEYQAIDNFYTTTIYEKGAELIRMLHTLLGETRFMRGMATYVSRFDGTAATTEDFVQAIADGACADGEPLGFDLAKFRQWYHQAGTPHLEVKRSWDAAVGQMTVQMKQTTSATPGQPEKQPLVLPLAMALVGPEGRLGDEALVVMEGDTMTTTLQGQPNSPAPALSFLRRFSAPLIVQMDQSLQENLQLFSADDDPFSRWDAGQRLARQVLLARAQGGRDQAVEAALIEAMQQRITAGQAKDRADLAALLSLPGMAELEALQSPVDPLALYDAMRSWTEELGRQLQAPLRQVLSLVRHDWPLAWPAGQGGRALTGLAWRWLAAAGDEDVRREALEAVSGSSMTLARSALRALQPLEVDERDQALACFYDRWQTKPVILDAWFALEASAPRRNGLERVQQLLEHPRFDPLAPNSLRAVLGGFTANLTTFHAVDGSGYRFMAEQVAAVDARNPITASRMAKVFSRCGSYGPERQQVMREAIDLLASYPLSANTAEVVQLLNP
- a CDS encoding histidine kinase, with protein sequence MAVQSKTHKVSIGFEAGYPVVDDGSKGRQQLKLLLVAARHQLSGQDLRGLVHYLEREDLGFEVTLQVADPTQQPELLELHRLVVTPALIKLQPSPKQVFAGSNILQQLKGWVPRWKQDGVVSGLGLSLRPTELDGSRTQKELQLEDQLLVLRQENETLIDRIHAQERLLRMVAHELRTPLTAAALALQSQRLGQIDMDRFQDVVTRRLEEMEALSKDLLEVGTTRWETLFNPQRLDLASVSAEVILELEKLWLGRNVEIRTDIPSDLPKVFADQRRMRQVMLNLLENALKYTGNGGHIALSMLHRTNQWVEVSVCDSGPGIPNEEQQRIFLDRVRLPQTSDRTTGFGVGLSVCRRIVEVHGGRIWVVSEPEEGACFTFTVPIWQGQGQEWGQAVLTEGQADP
- a CDS encoding SRPBCC family protein, encoding MFRRDPLATSSPESEAIEQTMERLPQGVRRLAAQLRTPLAIDELWAVLTDYENLSNFIPNLSSSQLVHREGHTVRLQQVGSQQLLGLRFSAQVQLELTEFRPEGLLSFKMVKGDFRRFEGAWRVHELADGCSLVYELTVQGCIGMPIALIEERLRDDLSSNLHAVMMEAKRRRD
- a CDS encoding FAD-binding oxidoreductase — protein: MRVSQAASGHTTSGLFTVVASGRQAGSRPTVVQSYTVPLRQLSTTFKLITASGATIQSVIPASQDNPVPAAPAAAPSARAKKATSKPSKKAVTSSAPKKKPHANVPVNTYKPKTPFMGTVTENYSLLTDGAIGRVQHITFDLAGGEPQLEYVEGQSIGIIPEGNDANGKPHKLRLYSIASTRHGDNYKDNTVSLCVRQLEYKNEAGEQIYGVCSTYLCDIEPGTKVKITGPVGKEMLLPEDEDANIIMLATGTGIAPMRTYLRRMFESKERNANGWSFKGKAWLFMGAPKTANLLYDDDFNHYLKEYPDNFRYTKAISREEQNSKGGRMYIQDRVSEHADEIFAMIEDPKTHVYMCGLRGMEPGIDEAMAAAAAAKGLDWKELRPQLKKADRWHVETY
- the zwf gene encoding glucose-6-phosphate dehydrogenase gives rise to the protein MVATITNPLRVGLRQERVIAPQCLVIFGASGDLTHRKLVPALFELFKQRRLPSEFALLGCARRPWTDEVFRGKMAEALAPRIAENPAAWEQFVGKLFYEPVDLQKPDDVVRLGGRLELIDQQCATRSNRTFYLSVSPNFYASGCRALSDAGLLKDPKRSRVVIEKPFGRDYGSAQALNKVVQGCGQENQIFRIDHYLGKETVQNIMVLRFANTIFEPIWNRNYISSVQITASETVGVEERAGYYESSGALRDMVQNHLTQMLAITAMEPPGRFDPEAIRNEKAKVLQAARLADELEPWNCCVRGQYGPGGTQANPLAGYRQEPGVEANSTTETYVAMKLFIDNWRWQGVPFYVRTGKRLAKRLSEVVLTFREAPVHLFDAATGGPTANQLILRIQPDEGAEFRFEVKSPGSGMRSRPIDMEFSYDESFGEPSDEGYVRLLADAMLSDPTLFTRADEVEAAWRLYTPLLELIEDSPWQLPIHPYESRTWGPAAADALLARDGLLWRRP
- a CDS encoding glucose-6-phosphate dehydrogenase assembly protein OpcA; translation: MSPQLTLQTPLELVPSEVPTYLEQLWSPEQQGSTGTGASTFCLLIWQPAWAEQHLVRSDRLRGPITGQQTSDLIAAGRQAITEADLPISTPPLDGAVIEAVSRFEGDATAEDLRGQYIDPALSALMPRRLITLAPTIAPSQSLETLVAAYCPLPEEGGGTTACGDVVVLRGGDAALQDGLTILEPLLPASMPTWVWWNGFLDEAPELMARLACTSRRLIIDSAVGQPRQCLEVLRQRVEAGQAVNDLNWLRLRSWRETLAMMFDPPDRRDALSHVTQLDIDVEGHHPAQGLLLAAWIADRLGWTLDSANTIEEETMAQFHRPDGAAVTVHLMGVPVGQPNVHAGRIVGMRLICQPDNGKGVCVILCADSGGCMRLEGGGMANLDLHEDIVPVQHATPEMDVARLLGGGHDSTNPLLAAAAPLAARLLG